Proteins co-encoded in one Bacteroidota bacterium genomic window:
- a CDS encoding endonuclease III: MATDWKTAFAPLIKKYRGKHHPLNYENLYQLLVVVVLSAQDSDKHINEIAPAFFKAFPDMPSLAKANAESLYPFIGKVRNFGNKTNWLLKLAQIVKTDKNIPLSMEELTKLPGIGRKSANVIMRGAGVKAEGVIVDLHVVRVAPRIGIASGTDPKKIELQIMQHIPEKDWGEVGMAISFLGREICRPTNPKCGDCVMKSACAYTKTLL, translated from the coding sequence ATGGCCACCGATTGGAAAACAGCATTCGCGCCCTTAATAAAAAAATATAGGGGTAAACATCATCCTCTTAATTACGAGAATTTATATCAATTGTTGGTTGTGGTAGTTTTGTCTGCGCAAGATTCAGATAAGCACATTAACGAAATTGCTCCGGCTTTTTTTAAGGCTTTTCCTGATATGCCTTCTCTTGCAAAAGCAAATGCTGAATCTCTTTATCCGTTCATTGGTAAAGTGCGCAATTTTGGTAATAAAACAAACTGGCTGCTTAAGTTAGCTCAAATAGTAAAGACAGATAAAAACATTCCGCTTAGTATGGAAGAACTTACAAAACTCCCGGGAATTGGCAGGAAGTCGGCGAATGTGATTATGCGAGGAGCAGGTGTGAAGGCGGAGGGCGTTATTGTTGACTTACATGTTGTGCGCGTTGCACCGCGAATTGGTATTGCGAGTGGAACTGATCCAAAAAAAATCGAACTGCAAATCATGCAGCATATCCCTGAGAAGGATTGGGGAGAAGTAGGAATGGCTATTTCTTTTTTAGGTCGGGAAATATGTAGACCAACTAATCCAAAGTGCGGTGATTGTGTGATGAAAAGCGCGTGTGCTTATACAAAAACTTTACTTTAA
- the era gene encoding GTPase Era has protein sequence MTLQSHKAGFVNIIGCPNVGKSTLMNALIGERLSIITSKAQTTRHRIMGIVSGENYQIVFSDTPGILKPNYKLQEKMMQFVISALSDADVFLLITDVFEDIELQPEYVEKLRKTSTPILLLINKVDAATQEKVAQKAEEWKIKLPNAQILAISALEKFNLDQVMNKIIELLPPGEPFYDKDQLTDKPERFFVSEIIREKILLNYKKEIPYSVEVIVNSFKEEPNIIRIQADILVERDSQKGIIIGHKGEALKKLGTMAREEAEKFFGKKIFLELFVKVDKDWRSNDNRLKHFGY, from the coding sequence ATCACTCTACAATCACATAAAGCAGGCTTTGTCAACATTATAGGTTGTCCAAACGTGGGTAAATCTACCCTTATGAACGCGCTTATTGGCGAGCGTTTAAGTATTATTACCTCTAAAGCACAAACCACCCGTCACCGTATTATGGGTATTGTTAGCGGTGAAAATTATCAAATAGTATTTTCGGATACACCGGGTATTCTCAAACCAAATTACAAGTTGCAAGAGAAAATGATGCAATTTGTAATTAGTGCACTTAGTGATGCCGATGTTTTTTTGCTTATAACAGATGTATTTGAGGATATTGAATTACAACCCGAGTACGTTGAGAAGCTTCGTAAAACAAGTACGCCAATTCTTTTGCTAATTAATAAAGTGGATGCCGCTACCCAGGAGAAGGTTGCCCAAAAGGCAGAAGAGTGGAAGATTAAATTACCGAATGCACAAATATTAGCTATTTCAGCACTTGAAAAGTTTAACCTTGATCAGGTAATGAATAAAATTATTGAGTTGCTTCCTCCCGGGGAGCCATTCTACGATAAAGATCAATTAACGGATAAACCGGAACGTTTCTTTGTAAGTGAAATTATTCGAGAGAAAATATTACTCAATTACAAGAAGGAAATACCTTATAGTGTTGAGGTGATTGTGAATTCTTTTAAAGAAGAGCCTAACATTATTCGTATACAGGCTGATATTTTAGTGGAGCGTGATAGTCAAAAAGGAATTATCATCGGGCATAAAGGTGAAGCACTGAAAAAATTGGGAACCATGGCGCGTGAGGAAGCGGAGAAGTTTTTTGGAAAGAAAATTTTTCTTGAACTATTTGTGAAAGTGGATAAAGATTGGCGTAGCAACGATAATCGATTAAAGCATTTTGGATATTAA
- a CDS encoding GIY-YIG nuclease family protein — MEYVVYILYSPTSKRNYTGYTNNLILRFASHNIFGKDSTRHYRPWIVIHVEFFSSKEEALKKEKYYKSGRGSIIKNTIINDFLTQWAHTLP; from the coding sequence ATGGAATATGTAGTTTACATTTTATATTCACCAACATCCAAAAGAAACTATACCGGATATACCAACAATCTTATTCTAAGATTTGCCTCCCATAATATCTTTGGCAAAGACAGTACAAGACATTATCGACCTTGGATTGTGATACATGTTGAGTTCTTTAGCAGCAAAGAAGAAGCCCTGAAAAAAGAAAAATATTATAAATCCGGAAGGGGTTCAATTATTAAAAACACTATCATAAATGATTTTTTAACTCAATGGGCTCATACCCTTCCCTAA
- a CDS encoding TPM domain-containing protein, with amino-acid sequence MKRIIFSLLVFISCLGVAQVAPRPSPQKLYNNLSAEFPNFLSASEAETIEQKLVNFSRETSNQIVVVIVDDFGGTDAATYATQLGTEWGVGKKEANNGIVILIKPTESDGGRDLFIAIGYGLEGAIPDLATKRIREDEMYPYLKRGENYTAINNATDKLMALAKGEIDVKDYSKQRSADSWFKTIMIILVIIGFVWIMSGKGGGGGTTYSSGRYYGGGGFSSGRSSGGGGFGGFGGGSFGGGGSGGKW; translated from the coding sequence ATGAAGCGCATTATATTTTCACTTCTTGTATTTATCTCTTGTCTGGGTGTAGCTCAGGTAGCACCTCGTCCTAGTCCGCAAAAGTTATATAATAATTTATCTGCCGAGTTTCCTAACTTCCTGAGTGCTTCAGAAGCAGAAACGATTGAGCAAAAGTTGGTCAATTTCAGTCGTGAAACGAGTAATCAGATTGTTGTTGTAATTGTTGATGATTTCGGTGGAACGGATGCGGCAACTTACGCCACTCAATTAGGGACAGAGTGGGGTGTAGGTAAAAAAGAAGCTAATAACGGTATTGTTATATTAATTAAGCCTACCGAATCAGATGGCGGTCGCGATTTATTTATTGCCATTGGTTATGGATTAGAAGGAGCAATCCCTGATTTAGCCACGAAAAGAATACGCGAAGATGAGATGTACCCTTATTTAAAGAGAGGGGAAAATTACACGGCGATAAATAACGCTACCGATAAGTTAATGGCTTTAGCCAAAGGCGAGATTGATGTTAAGGATTATTCAAAACAAAGAAGTGCCGACAGTTGGTTTAAAACCATAATGATAATATTAGTAATTATTGGTTTTGTTTGGATAATGAGTGGAAAGGGTGGTGGAGGAGGAACAACGTATAGCAGTGGAAGATATTATGGTGGTGGTGGGTTTAGCAGCGGCAGAAGCTCCGGCGGTGGCGGTTTTGGTGGTTTTGGTGGCGGAAGTTTTGGCGGTGGCGGTTCGGGAGGGAAGTGGTAA
- a CDS encoding TPM domain-containing protein, with the protein MTAAKNFFSKEEQQRIVDAIREAERNTSGEIRVHIENFCFGDALEKAKKVFRKLEMQNTKDRNGILIYIAVVSRKMAVIGDEGIHKQLGNDYWNKIVKEIVDGFAHNHKADGLTKGIIECGEKLKQYFPYQSDDKNELSDSISF; encoded by the coding sequence ATTACAGCAGCGAAAAACTTTTTTAGTAAAGAAGAGCAACAACGTATTGTTGATGCCATCCGCGAAGCCGAAAGAAATACTTCCGGAGAAATTCGCGTACACATCGAAAATTTTTGTTTCGGTGACGCACTAGAAAAAGCTAAAAAAGTTTTTCGCAAGCTGGAAATGCAAAACACAAAAGACCGCAACGGAATTTTGATTTATATAGCGGTGGTGAGCCGGAAGATGGCGGTGATAGGAGATGAAGGAATTCACAAACAATTGGGAAATGACTATTGGAATAAAATAGTGAAAGAAATTGTTGACGGGTTTGCACATAATCATAAGGCCGACGGATTAACGAAGGGTATTATTGAGTGCGGAGAAAAGCTTAAGCAATATTTTCCTTATCAAAGTGATGATAAAAATGAATTAAGCGACTCCATTTCCTTTTAA
- a CDS encoding LemA family protein: protein MSKGLITAIVFGLIVMFGGFWACNKRNGFVGLREDAKAQWQQVESQYQRRMDLIPNIVATVKGEANFEKSTLEAVVAARASATQVKVNLDDINEASIAKYKAAQGELSNALGRLLMVTENYPNLKSNQAFSDLRVELEGCENRIATERMKYNNLSRDYNKAIQMFPGSLLAGGFAPMAYFEAEAGAEKAPKVEF from the coding sequence ATGAGTAAAGGATTAATTACAGCAATTGTATTTGGTTTAATAGTAATGTTTGGCGGCTTTTGGGCTTGCAATAAACGTAATGGATTTGTTGGCTTACGCGAAGACGCAAAAGCACAATGGCAACAAGTAGAGAGTCAGTATCAGCGAAGAATGGATTTAATTCCAAATATCGTGGCTACTGTAAAAGGTGAGGCTAACTTTGAAAAAAGCACATTAGAAGCAGTGGTGGCAGCTCGTGCATCTGCTACACAAGTAAAAGTAAATTTAGACGACATCAATGAAGCGTCTATCGCGAAGTATAAAGCAGCTCAAGGTGAATTAAGTAATGCTTTAGGCCGCTTATTAATGGTGACCGAAAATTATCCGAATTTAAAATCGAATCAGGCTTTTTCTGATTTGCGTGTTGAATTGGAAGGTTGCGAAAACCGAATTGCGACTGAGCGTATGAAGTATAATAATCTGTCACGTGATTATAACAAAGCCATTCAAATGTTCCCGGGTAGTTTGCTAGCCGGTGGATTTGCACCGATGGCATATTTTGAAGCCGAAGCAGGTGCTGAAAAAGCGCCTAAAGTTGAGTTTTAA
- the uvrB gene encoding excinuclease ABC subunit UvrB, with protein MPFNLTSEFQPTGDQPEAIRQLTEGVLNDTKNQVLLGVTGSGKTFTAANVIKNVDRPTLILSHNKTLAAQLYSEFKQFFPNNAVEYFVSYYDYYQPEAYLPTTDTYIEKDLAINDEIEKLRLSATSSLLSGRRDVIVVSSVSCIYGIGNPVDFKKNVITVKVGQLISRNKFLHQLVSALYSRTTAEFQRGNFRVKGDTVDVNLAYADHSVRICFFGDEIESIETFDPANGYVIEKFEGFNIYPANIFVTAPDTLQKSMHMIQEDMVKQVEYFKSVGKTLEAKRLEERVNYDLEMLRELGYCSGIENYSRYFDGRQAGTRPFCLMDYFPNDYLLIIDESHVTIPQVRAMFGGDLSRKQNLVEYGFRLPSALDNRPLKFEEFETLVNQTIYVSATPADYELQKAEGVVVEQLIRPTGVLDPLIEVRPCLNQVDDLLDEIHKVVEKDERVLVTTLTKRMAEELTKYLTKLNVRCRYIHSEVDTLDRVEILRQLRVGMFDVLVGINLLREGLDLPEVSLVAILDADKEGFLRNERSLVQTVGRAARNVNGRVIMYADKITKSMQFTIDETQRRRQKQIEYNFKHGITPTQAGKKALLTPNSGVEVTVDGKLIRAYAESEEINVAADPVVQYMSGEELKKQIAKIKSAMLRAAKEMDFAEAARLRDEMYSLEKLLKEKE; from the coding sequence ATGCCTTTCAATCTAACATCTGAATTTCAACCTACGGGTGATCAACCGGAAGCTATCAGGCAACTCACGGAAGGCGTTCTCAACGATACAAAAAATCAGGTGCTTTTGGGTGTTACCGGCTCCGGAAAAACGTTTACAGCTGCCAACGTTATTAAAAATGTTGACAGACCTACTTTAATTCTGAGTCATAATAAAACTTTAGCGGCGCAACTTTACAGTGAATTCAAACAGTTCTTTCCGAATAATGCTGTAGAATATTTTGTGAGTTATTACGATTACTATCAGCCAGAAGCTTATTTACCAACTACCGACACATACATTGAAAAAGATTTAGCCATTAATGACGAAATTGAAAAGTTGAGATTGAGCGCCACTTCTTCTCTGCTTTCGGGCAGAAGAGATGTTATTGTTGTGTCTTCTGTGTCGTGTATTTACGGAATTGGGAATCCGGTAGACTTTAAGAAAAATGTTATCACCGTAAAAGTTGGGCAGTTAATTTCCCGAAATAAATTTCTGCATCAGTTAGTAAGTGCCTTATATAGCCGAACAACAGCGGAATTCCAGAGAGGAAATTTTAGAGTGAAAGGCGATACGGTAGATGTAAATTTAGCGTATGCCGATCATAGCGTTCGTATCTGCTTTTTTGGCGATGAGATAGAAAGTATTGAAACATTTGATCCCGCGAACGGATATGTGATTGAAAAATTTGAGGGCTTTAACATCTATCCTGCAAACATCTTCGTAACTGCTCCTGATACATTGCAAAAATCAATGCACATGATTCAGGAAGACATGGTGAAACAGGTAGAGTATTTTAAATCGGTTGGAAAAACTTTAGAAGCAAAACGTTTGGAAGAGCGTGTAAACTATGATTTGGAAATGCTCCGTGAATTAGGTTACTGCAGTGGTATTGAAAATTATTCTCGTTACTTCGACGGCAGACAAGCAGGTACTCGTCCGTTTTGCTTAATGGATTATTTTCCGAATGATTATTTATTGATCATTGATGAAAGCCATGTTACCATACCGCAAGTGCGTGCCATGTTTGGTGGTGACTTATCGCGCAAACAAAATTTAGTGGAATATGGATTCCGTTTACCAAGCGCATTGGATAACCGTCCGCTTAAATTTGAGGAATTTGAAACGCTCGTCAATCAAACCATTTATGTGAGTGCCACGCCGGCCGATTATGAATTACAAAAAGCAGAAGGAGTAGTAGTTGAACAATTAATCAGACCAACCGGCGTATTAGATCCGTTGATAGAAGTAAGACCATGTTTGAATCAGGTGGATGATTTATTGGATGAGATTCATAAAGTAGTAGAGAAAGACGAGCGTGTATTAGTTACTACGTTGACTAAACGCATGGCAGAAGAGCTCACTAAATACTTAACCAAATTAAATGTGCGCTGCCGTTACATTCATTCGGAAGTAGACACTTTAGATCGTGTAGAAATTTTAAGACAGTTACGCGTTGGTATGTTTGATGTATTGGTTGGAATTAATTTATTGCGTGAAGGCTTGGATTTACCTGAAGTTTCCTTAGTAGCGATATTGGATGCGGATAAAGAAGGGTTTTTACGAAATGAAAGGAGCTTGGTGCAGACCGTTGGACGCGCTGCAAGAAATGTGAATGGACGGGTAATCATGTATGCCGATAAGATAACGAAGAGCATGCAGTTTACCATTGATGAAACACAACGAAGAAGACAAAAGCAAATTGAATATAACTTTAAGCACGGCATTACGCCAACACAAGCCGGTAAAAAAGCTTTACTCACACCTAACTCCGGTGTTGAAGTAACGGTAGACGGAAAATTAATAAGAGCGTATGCAGAAAGTGAAGAAATTAATGTGGCTGCCGATCCGGTGGTTCAATACATGAGTGGTGAAGAACTTAAAAAACAAATCGCGAAAATAAAAAGCGCTATGTTGCGTGCTGCTAAAGAAATGGACTTTGCCGAAGCGGCAAGATTACGTGATGAAATGTACAGTTTGGAAAAATTATTGAAAGAGAAAGAATAA
- a CDS encoding DUF1987 domain-containing protein has translation MSDNKYIIPKTNQTPLVEFDTLNGTLSMHGKMVPENPIDFFEKVTQSVDDYLKTNPAKLEINVRLDYFNTVSSKMLSKFFRKVTTEHKPTLNWFYEKDDVELKEAGEDYSQILNYPINVIELDEE, from the coding sequence ATGTCAGACAATAAATACATCATACCAAAGACTAACCAAACTCCTTTAGTGGAATTTGACACCTTAAACGGTACTTTAAGTATGCATGGAAAAATGGTACCTGAAAATCCAATTGATTTTTTTGAAAAGGTGACTCAGTCTGTCGACGATTACTTAAAAACAAATCCGGCAAAGCTTGAAATAAACGTACGTTTAGATTATTTCAATACCGTTTCATCAAAAATGCTTTCAAAATTCTTCCGTAAGGTTACCACTGAGCATAAGCCCACCCTCAATTGGTTTTATGAGAAAGATGACGTGGAATTAAAAGAGGCAGGAGAAGATTATTCTCAAATTTTGAATTACCCAATTAATGTAATTGAATTGGATGAAGAATAG
- a CDS encoding WcaF family extracellular polysaccharide biosynthesis acetyltransferase — protein MSTKTDLSKFNNSWYKPGGNVFTRMIWYFVNATIINSYMPFSSIKIFWLRMFGAKIGSAVVIKPKVNIKYPWRLKIGNNTWIGENVWIDNLDDVEIGNNVCISQGAMLLCGNHDYKKSSFDLIIGKIILEDGSWVGAKAVVCPGTTMKTHSVLTVGSVASGTLESYSVYSGNKAVKVKERSLIN, from the coding sequence ATGAGCACCAAAACTGATTTATCAAAATTCAACAATTCCTGGTATAAGCCGGGCGGGAATGTGTTTACACGTATGATTTGGTATTTCGTGAATGCAACCATTATTAATTCTTACATGCCATTTAGTTCCATTAAAATATTTTGGTTAAGAATGTTTGGCGCAAAAATCGGAAGCGCTGTAGTAATTAAACCGAAAGTAAATATTAAATACCCTTGGCGTTTAAAAATCGGTAACAACACATGGATTGGTGAAAATGTTTGGATAGATAATTTGGATGATGTAGAGATAGGTAATAATGTTTGTATTTCACAAGGTGCTATGCTGCTTTGCGGAAATCATGATTATAAAAAAAGCAGTTTTGATTTAATAATAGGTAAAATTATTCTGGAAGACGGATCTTGGGTAGGCGCGAAGGCAGTTGTTTGTCCTGGCACCACCATGAAAACACATTCTGTTTTAACGGTTGGTTCGGTAGCTTCAGGCACTTTAGAGTCATATTCTGTTTACAGCGGCAATAAGGCTGTGAAGGTGAAGGAAAGAAGCCTTATTAACTAA
- a CDS encoding glycosyltransferase — translation MKKKNIVVLIDWYLPGNKAGGPVKSVYSMLSLLKNEYNFSVITTNHDLGSTVPYKGIKPNSWNSYDGIPVYYFSKEGLKSKNLIELINSLHPDIVYLNSFWSYYFSLLPLRAEKSGKLKCDLVLAPRGMLGKGALSIKPLKKKLFLSLLKFVNLHSKVVFHATMMDEEKEIKGFFRKANVRVAANINSTPILKNKSITKHRGTVRFFYLSRVAKVKNLHYALQMLLDMPSDADITYDIYGSMEDKVYWKECEQIIKQLPASVKVTYKGELSFEEVQPVISNYHFLLLPTLNENFGHSIAETLRSACPVIISDHTPWNGINKAKCGYALDLKNKTKFKEALLDAIQADEKEYASMSQNCINFMEQHTNFEKDKDAYKKLFS, via the coding sequence TTGAAAAAGAAAAACATAGTTGTACTCATAGATTGGTATTTGCCTGGTAACAAAGCAGGCGGACCGGTTAAATCGGTGTACTCGATGTTGAGTTTACTTAAGAACGAATATAACTTTTCGGTTATCACTACCAATCATGATTTAGGCTCAACCGTTCCCTATAAAGGAATTAAACCTAATTCATGGAATTCATATGATGGTATTCCTGTTTATTATTTCTCGAAGGAAGGATTAAAGTCTAAGAATTTAATTGAGCTAATCAATTCTTTACACCCGGACATTGTTTATCTCAATAGTTTTTGGTCGTATTATTTTTCATTGCTTCCGTTGCGTGCCGAAAAATCCGGTAAGTTGAAGTGTGATTTGGTTTTGGCACCTCGTGGTATGTTAGGAAAAGGCGCTTTGTCAATTAAACCTTTGAAGAAGAAATTGTTTTTGTCTCTCTTAAAATTCGTGAATCTGCACTCAAAAGTAGTGTTTCATGCCACAATGATGGATGAAGAAAAGGAGATAAAAGGTTTTTTCAGAAAGGCAAATGTGAGAGTAGCGGCTAATATTAATTCTACACCTATTCTAAAAAACAAAAGCATTACAAAGCATAGGGGGACAGTCAGATTTTTTTATTTATCCCGTGTCGCCAAAGTAAAAAATCTCCATTATGCACTTCAAATGTTGTTAGACATGCCAAGTGATGCTGATATAACGTACGATATTTATGGATCAATGGAAGATAAGGTATATTGGAAGGAGTGTGAACAGATCATAAAGCAATTACCTGCTTCAGTAAAAGTGACCTATAAAGGAGAATTAAGTTTTGAAGAAGTACAGCCCGTTATCTCCAACTATCACTTTTTATTATTGCCAACTTTAAATGAGAATTTCGGACATTCTATAGCGGAAACGTTGCGTAGTGCTTGTCCGGTTATTATAAGTGATCATACGCCTTGGAATGGTATAAATAAAGCGAAATGTGGCTATGCATTAGATTTAAAGAATAAAACGAAATTTAAGGAGGCATTACTGGACGCCATACAAGCTGACGAAAAGGAATATGCTTCAATGTCGCAAAATTGCATTAATTTTATGGAGCAGCACACCAATTTCGAAAAGGATAAGGATGCGTACAAAAAATTGTTTAGTTAA
- the asnB gene encoding asparagine synthase (glutamine-hydrolyzing), translating to MCGIAGFTTTQTSSNSYNDAIASMVNAMKHRGPDAQNSWCNDSVYLGHARLSIIDLSEASNQPMLSADGRYVIVYNGELYNYRELKLELQRVSFGSKEQAYFFKTNSDTEVILAAYSRWGASCLDKFNGMYAFALYDTQNNSLFIARDRMGIKPLYYSVNNKQLVFGSEIRTLLNSGFVQRKLNKAVLNEYFLYQTVHAPNTIIEGVKMLMPGTYLTWKNGEIKQFRYWNSNDFAKESEALDYKLTCKKTEELLFKAVERRLVADVPFGAFLSGGIDSSAVVGIMSKLSSRKVETFNVSFDESEFSESKYAKKVSELFNTQHHEIKLKPQNFLNQLPSALNAIDHPSGDGPNTYVVSKATKEAGITMALSGLGGDELFAGYDVFKRMKSVDSKAYLNIFPSWLRAVPASLIKAKNKSVAGDKLFEVLTQEKFSVKEVYPVSRKIFSKQQEKLLLRKNENPLKDIIGMIKKPDANHLLSYVSLLEMNTYMQNILLRDTDQMSMAVALEVRVPFLDYKLVEFVLSVNDEHKFPHSPKKLLIDSLNSLLPGEIINRPKMGFTLPWSDWMKGELKAFCEEKIRALSKRDFVNEGAVIDLWEQFLHDNKKVTWSRLWHLIVFENWLQTNQIE from the coding sequence ATGTGTGGCATAGCCGGATTCACAACTACTCAAACCTCTTCCAATTCGTATAATGATGCTATAGCATCCATGGTAAATGCCATGAAGCATCGCGGACCCGACGCGCAAAATTCGTGGTGCAACGATTCGGTTTATCTCGGACACGCTCGTTTATCCATTATTGATTTAAGTGAAGCTTCTAATCAACCAATGTTGAGTGCCGACGGACGTTATGTGATCGTTTATAATGGAGAATTATATAATTACCGTGAATTAAAGTTAGAATTACAGCGCGTTTCGTTCGGTAGTAAGGAGCAGGCTTATTTTTTTAAAACCAATTCAGACACCGAAGTTATACTAGCTGCTTACAGTCGTTGGGGTGCCTCCTGCTTGGATAAATTCAACGGGATGTACGCATTTGCTTTGTACGATACTCAAAATAATTCTTTGTTCATAGCGCGCGACAGAATGGGAATTAAACCTCTTTATTACAGTGTCAATAATAAACAATTGGTTTTCGGGTCTGAAATAAGAACTTTATTAAACTCGGGTTTTGTACAGCGTAAGTTAAATAAGGCCGTGCTTAACGAGTATTTTCTCTATCAAACCGTACACGCGCCTAATACGATTATAGAGGGTGTGAAAATGTTAATGCCTGGAACGTATTTGACCTGGAAGAATGGTGAAATAAAGCAATTCAGATATTGGAACAGTAATGATTTTGCGAAGGAATCCGAAGCTTTGGATTATAAATTAACCTGTAAGAAAACAGAGGAGTTATTATTTAAAGCCGTAGAAAGAAGGTTGGTAGCTGATGTTCCGTTTGGTGCTTTTCTTTCGGGAGGAATTGATTCCAGTGCTGTTGTCGGAATCATGAGTAAACTCTCCTCGCGTAAAGTAGAAACATTCAATGTCTCATTTGATGAAAGTGAATTTTCCGAATCTAAATATGCGAAGAAGGTTTCTGAATTATTTAACACACAACATCACGAAATTAAATTAAAACCGCAGAATTTTTTAAATCAGTTGCCAAGCGCACTGAATGCTATTGATCATCCTTCAGGAGATGGTCCTAATACTTATGTGGTTTCAAAAGCAACAAAGGAAGCCGGAATTACCATGGCGCTATCCGGTTTGGGTGGCGATGAATTATTTGCCGGCTACGATGTGTTTAAGCGAATGAAGTCGGTCGACTCTAAAGCATACTTGAATATTTTTCCATCATGGTTAAGAGCTGTTCCTGCCTCTCTGATTAAAGCTAAAAACAAATCGGTTGCAGGTGATAAACTATTTGAAGTGTTAACGCAGGAAAAGTTTTCAGTGAAAGAGGTGTATCCTGTTTCCAGAAAAATATTTTCTAAGCAGCAAGAAAAATTACTCTTAAGAAAAAATGAGAATCCATTAAAGGATATAATCGGAATGATCAAGAAGCCAGACGCTAATCATCTGTTATCTTACGTTTCTTTATTGGAAATGAATACGTACATGCAAAATATTTTATTGCGTGACACCGATCAAATGAGTATGGCAGTTGCATTAGAAGTACGTGTGCCGTTCTTAGATTATAAGTTAGTGGAGTTTGTGTTATCGGTAAATGATGAGCACAAATTTCCGCACAGCCCGAAAAAATTATTAATTGATTCCTTAAATAGTTTGTTGCCAGGTGAAATTATTAATCGCCCTAAAATGGGCTTTACTTTACCGTGGTCAGATTGGATGAAAGGCGAATTGAAAGCATTTTGCGAGGAGAAAATAAGAGCACTTTCCAAACGCGATTTCGTAAATGAAGGTGCAGTGATAGATTTATGGGAGCAATTTCTGCATGACAATAAAAAAGTAACATGGTCGCGCCTTTGGCATTTAATTGTATTTGAAAATTGGTTACAAACAAATCAAATCGAGTAA
- a CDS encoding NAD-dependent epimerase/dehydratase family protein: MPHSKKILVTGGAGNIGSALVKRLITDKESLVVVVDNLSTGNIEKLPHADNLRFVKADCNDFSQLSQVMYANNFDYVFHLAAVVGVQRTQANPILVLNDIDGIKNVLTLSKNGNVKHVYFSSSSEVYGEPVEIPQNEYSTPLNSRVPYAVVKNVGECFFRSYWQEYQLPYTIFRFFNTYGPNQSTDFVIPRFLAAALKNQNITIYGDGSQTRTFTYVDDTIETMMSIFNKGLLKNDVVNIGSDKLMTILDLAKSIIAITGSKSQIEFLPPLKEGDMTRRQPDNSKMREILGRELVTLEQGIKNLMKDDLFLQLTGVK, from the coding sequence ATGCCTCACAGTAAAAAAATATTAGTAACAGGCGGTGCCGGAAACATCGGGAGTGCTCTGGTAAAACGATTAATTACAGATAAGGAAAGTCTTGTGGTGGTGGTTGATAATTTAAGTACCGGTAATATCGAAAAGCTTCCGCATGCCGATAATCTTCGTTTCGTAAAAGCGGACTGTAATGATTTTTCCCAGCTTTCTCAAGTGATGTATGCCAATAATTTTGATTATGTTTTTCATTTGGCAGCAGTGGTGGGAGTTCAACGCACTCAAGCAAACCCTATCTTAGTATTGAATGATATCGACGGGATAAAAAATGTTCTTACCCTTTCAAAAAACGGAAATGTAAAACATGTTTATTTTTCGTCTTCTTCTGAAGTGTACGGGGAGCCTGTTGAAATTCCGCAAAACGAATATAGCACACCTTTGAATTCACGTGTGCCTTACGCTGTGGTGAAAAATGTAGGCGAGTGTTTTTTTAGAAGTTACTGGCAGGAATATCAATTACCTTATACCATCTTTCGTTTTTTTAATACATACGGACCAAATCAAAGTACTGATTTTGTGATTCCTCGCTTTTTGGCAGCAGCATTAAAGAACCAAAATATTACAATTTACGGTGATGGTTCACAAACACGTACCTTTACTTATGTGGATGATACTATTGAAACCATGATGAGTATCTTTAATAAGGGTTTATTAAAGAATGATGTGGTTAATATAGGCAGCGATAAACTGATGACCATTTTGGATTTGGCAAAATCAATTATTGCAATTACAGGTTCAAAATCTCAGATTGAATTTTTACCGCCTTTAAAGGAAGGGGATATGACAAGACGTCAACCCGACAACAGTAAAATGCGTGAAATTTTGGGTAGAGAGCTTGTGACGCTTGAACAGGGTATTAAAAACCTGATGAAAGATGATTTATTCTTACAACTAACAGGTGTGAAATAA